A single genomic interval of Oncorhynchus mykiss isolate Arlee chromosome 13, USDA_OmykA_1.1, whole genome shotgun sequence harbors:
- the LOC110538801 gene encoding uncharacterized protein LOC110538801, with translation MAYLEFKFEDEITKYIREQELATSLKFVILGKDKSFGQKDAQPLARKKLSWESKSIPFNGVPFQVVGTKTYECHQGKDRQTKAKEKYAAERDKKELEDHYFVKRRKLVQNTKKVDCKAIINIAQVIRFPDFKIEESTVRSKKEASQTLKAALSETPSSVKAEVVYCVRFPSLSEHSSHAVDGEAAHVREAVDARLREKIEQLTLSGVRKMTEMKCHLNTFVVEELFHGEQPPPPTRRRYYPTDSDIRNVMFKTKRATGDSNIDRPYEGPSGRRKKRSSRKLLRLRRQCAGYLKEITELTYHLQEEQYVTDLSSQLRSVLLDMKAHVPQDKDLPLTFSPRKRKAEMDMDLIPTKSASHPFIDGLEQHTEDIVSVDTLLALSLG, from the exons ATGGCATATCTCGAGTTCAAGTTTGAGGACGAAATAACTAAATACATTCGGGAACAAGAATTGGCAACGTCACTGAAATTCGTAATATTGGGAAAGGACAAAAGTTTTGGACAAAAGG ATGCACAGCCTTTGGCACGGAAAAAACTCAGCTGGGAGAGTAAAAGTATCCCGTTCAACGGTGTTCCGTTTCAAGTTGTTGGCACAAAGACGTATGAATGCCACCAgggcaaagacagacagacaaaagccAAAGAGAAATATGCTGCTGAAAGAGACAAGAAGGAA CTTGAAGACCATTACTTTGTAAAGAGACggaaactggtacaaaatacCAAAAAGGTGGACTGCAAGGCTATAATAAACATCGCCCAAGTTATCCGCTTTCCTGATTTTAAG ATTGAGGAAAGTACAGTGCGCTCTAAAAAGGAGGCCTCCCAAACTCTGAAGGCAGCACTAAGTGAAACACCCAGCTCCGTGAAGGCAGAGGTTGTCTACTGCGTCaggttcccctccctctctgagcACAGCTCACATGCAGTTGATGGCGAG GCAGCTCATGTTAGGGAAGCTGTAGATGCCAGGCTGAGAGAGAAGATTGAGCAGCTGACTCTGTCTGGTGTGAGAAAGATGACTGAAATGAAGTGTCATCTGAACACCTTTGTGGTGGAAGAGCTTTTCCATGGAGAGCAGCCCCCTCCACCTACTCGCAGGCGCTATTACCCCACTGACAGTGACATAAGAAATGTCATGTTTAAGACCAAGCGGGCCACCGGAGACTCCAACATTGACCGTCCATACGAAGGTCCATCTGGAAGACGAAAGAAGAGGTCCTCTAGGAAGCTGTTGCGGTTACGGAGGCAATGTGCAGGATATCTTAAAGAGATCACAGAACTCACTTATCATCTCCAAGAGGAACAGTACGTGACTGACCTGTCTTCACAGCTCAGAAGCGTGCTGCTGGATATGAAGGCCCATGTTCCACAGGATAAAGACCTTCCACTGACCTTTTCTCCAAGGAAGAGAAAAGCTGAGATGGACATGGACCTCATTCCAACCAAGAGTGCATCACACCCTTTCATAGATGGGTTAGAACAGCATACAGAGGACATAGTGAGTGTGGATACCTTGTTGGCATTGAGCCTAGGGTAG